A single genomic interval of Lathyrus oleraceus cultivar Zhongwan6 chromosome 7, CAAS_Psat_ZW6_1.0, whole genome shotgun sequence harbors:
- the LOC127102788 gene encoding uncharacterized protein LOC127102788, translating to MANKATYGEICNIGPGEFFRPKPPDEQVPVEPEEQRLDAIYDEEPLGFKKDPVMSSAKMLAQDPLEEIDLGDGSAKRITYISAKLDPKLKVRVIELLRKNKDCFAWDYDEMPGLKRDLVELKLPIKDGKKPIKQTPRRFAPEILTKIKKEKNGSLQVCIDFRDLNAATPKDEYPMPVAGMLVDSAASYEYLSMLDGYSGYNQIFIVEEDVSKTTFRCPGAIGTYEWIVMPFGLKNAGATYQRAMNSIFHDYIETFMQAGDFLGFVVHKKRIKINQNKTKAIMETKSPSTKKELQSLLGKINFLRRFISNLSGRTQAFSPLLRLKQGKFEWNDEHQKAFDKIKHYLTNPPILAPPCGKKPMRLYISASDITIGYSKNSKFYVLLAIASGYRISKEKLEELIEVRGKAMAAILSPTDLESTRLGYANKEEFEVLAIDTLIDTYWRNPIINYLKDPSTDTERQTKYMALCYVLIGNELFKKTPEGILLKCLGESETYLALSSVHSEACGAHQAGHKMKWLFFRYGMYWPTMLKDCMEFAKGCQECQIHAGIQHAPASELHTIIKPWPFRGWALDLIGEIRPNSSKGQRYILVVIDYFTKWVEEVPLVNVDQETVIEFIQRQILYRFGIPESITTDQG from the exons ATGGCTAACAAAGCCACATATGGTGAAATCTGTAATATAGGACCAGGGGAGTTCTTTAGACCAAAACCCCCTGACGAACAAGTACCTGTGGAACCAGAAGAACAGAGGTTGGACGCCATATACGACGAAGAGCCTCTGGGATTTAAAAAAGATCCAGTAATGTCAAGTGCAAAGATGTTAGCGCAAGATCCTCTCGAAGAGATCGATCTCGGAGATGGAAGTGCAAAAAGAATTACCTACATCAGTGCTAAACTGGACCCCAAGTTGAAAGTGAGAGTTATTGAATTACTAAGGAAGAACAAAGATTGCTTTGCTTGGGATTACGACGAAATGCCTGGTTTGAAGAGGGACCTGGTCGAATTAAAGTTGCCTATAAAGGATGGCAAGAAGCCCATCAAGCAGACTCCAAGAAGATTCGCACCAGAAATCCTCACAAAGATCAAAAAAGAG AAAAATGGCTCTTTGCAAGTATGTATAGATTTTCGTGATCTAAATGCAGCAACCCCTAAGGATGAGTATCCAATGCCTGTGGCAGGGATGTTGGTTGACTCAGCCGCAAGCTATGAGTATCTCAGCatgcttgatggatattctggctATAACCAGATTTTCATCGTAGAAGAAGATGTTTCTAAAACAACTTTTCGATGTCCAGGGGCAATAGGCACTTATGAGTGGATAGTCATGCCTTTTGGCCtaaaaaacgctggggcaacataccagcgagCGATGAATTCTATATTTCATGATTATATAGAAACATTCATGCAA GCTGGAGATTTTCTGGGCTTTGTGGTCCACAAAAAGAGGATAAAGATCAATCAGAACAAGACGAAGGCTATTATGGAGACCAAATCACCATCAACCAAAAAAGAATTACAATCATTATTAGGAAAGATAAACTTCCTAAGAAGATTCATCTCGAATTTAAGTGGTCGAACCCAAGCCTTCTCTCCCCTTCTGCGCCTGAAACAAGGGAAGTTCGAATGGAATGACGAACACcaaaaggcattcgacaagatcAAACATTATCTGACGAATCCTCCTATCTTGGCACCACCATGTGGAAAGAAGCCCATGAGACTGTATATATCAGCGTCCGACATTACCATAG GTTACTCAAAAAATTCGAAGTTTTATGTTCTTCTAGCCATAGCCTCAGGGTATAGAATTTCAAAAGAAAAGCTAGAAGAACTTATCGAAGTAAGAGGAAAGGCAATGGCTGCCATATTATCTCCGACAGACTTGGAAAGCACCCGGTTAGGGTATGCTAACAAAGAGGAGTTTGAAGTTTTGGCCATTGATACCTTGATAGATACATATTGGAGGAATCCAATTATTAATTATCTCAAGGACCCTTCGACAGACACAGAAAGACAAACCAAGTACATGGCTTTATGTTATGTATTGATAGGGAATGAATTATTCAAGAAAACCCCTGAAGGGATCCTGTTGAAATGCTTAGGAGAAAGCGAAACTTACTTGGCATTATCTAGTGTACATAGTGAGGCTTGTGGAGCGCATCAGgcaggccataagatgaaatggttgtTTTTCAGATATGGAATGTATTGGCCCACCATGTTAAAAGATTGTATGGAGTTTGCTAAGGGTTGCCAGGAATGTCAAATACATGCAGGAATTCAACATGCTCCTGCAAGTGAACTTCATACAATTATTAAGCCTTGGCCCTTCAGAGGTTGGGCATTAGATCTAATTGGGGAAATTAGACCCAATTCATCCAAAGGTCAAAGATACATACTTGTAGTAAttgactatttcactaaatgggtcGAAGAAGTACCTTTagtaaatgtggatcaagaaaCTGTTATCGAATTCATTCAAAGGCAAATTTTATACAGATTTGGAATCCCAGAAAgtataacaacagatcaaggataa